One Gammaproteobacteria bacterium genomic window, TCTAGTAGTGCTAGTTTAAAGGCTACGACCATTTTAGGGGGGCTGATCATAAAACCAGACGCCGTCTGACCAGCGCTACGGCGACCCAGGTGCCAACGATACCAAAAACTGCCAGTACACCGATATGCAGCCACGCGTCTATTACGGGTCGGCCTACAACCAGCGGTCTGATCAAGGCCACCGCGTGCGTGAGCGGCAAAAACTGAACGAACGTCTGCATGGGAGCAGGAAGACTGGCCGTGGGATAGAAGACACCGCACAGGATGAACATGGGCGTCATGACCAATGTGAGATAGAACGTAAAGAACTC contains:
- a CDS encoding ABC transporter permease, with the translated sequence MTALAKGYEFFTFYLTLVMTPMFILCGVFYPTASLPAPMQTFVQFLPLTHAVALIRPLVVGRPVIDAWLHIGVLAVFGIVGTWVAVALVRRRLVL